Proteins found in one Sorghum bicolor cultivar BTx623 chromosome 1, Sorghum_bicolor_NCBIv3, whole genome shotgun sequence genomic segment:
- the LOC8086276 gene encoding probable methyltransferase PMT21 isoform X2, whose amino-acid sequence MKYSKEDKPERAGGAGAGSRAVPVTLVVIVLCAFSFYLGGIYSTGRSLLDAIQPAPTTLVTLGGGGTTTTTTRRSSDNDQARPALAAVAFPECPADLQDYTPCTDPKRWRRYGNYRLSFMERHCPPPPDRQQCLVPPPKGYKPPIRWPKSKDHCWYRNVPYDWINSQKSNQHWLVKEGDRFRFPGGGTMFPNGVGEYVDLMQGLIPGMRDGTVRTALDTGCGVASWGGDLLGRGILTVSLAPRDNHEAQVQFALERGIPAILGIISTQRLPFPSAAFDMAHCSRCLIPWTEFGGLYLLEIHRVLRPGGFWVLSGPPVNYENRWHGWNTTAQAQKADFDRLKKMLASMCFKLYNMKGDIAVWQKSGDATACYDKLTAITTPAKCDDSVDPDAAWYVPMRSCVTAPSAKYKKLGLNATPKWPQRLAVAPERINVVPGSSAAAFKQDDARWKLRAKHYKTLLPALGSDKIRNVMDMNTVYGGLAGSLIKDPVWVMNVVSSYGPNSLGVVYDRGLIGVNHDW is encoded by the coding sequence atgaagTACAGCAAGGAAGATAAGCCCGAGAGGGCGGGAGGCGCCGGCGCAGGGTCCAGGGCGGTGCCGGTGACGCTCGTCGTCATCGTGCTCTGCGCCTTCTCCTTCTACCTCGGCGGCATCTACAGCACGGGGCGGAGCCTCCTGGACGCCATCCAGCCGGCGCCAACGACTCTGGTcaccctcggcggcggcggcaccaccACCACAACGACCCGTCGTTCCTCCGACAACGACCAAGCACGGCCGGCACTGGCCGCCGTGGCGTTCCCCGAGTGCCCCGCCGACCTGCAGGACTACACCCCCTGCACCGACCCCAAGCGCTGGCGGCGGTACGGCAACTACCGCCTGAGCTTCATGGAGCGGCACTGCCCGCCGCCGCCCGACCGGCAGCAGTGCCTGGTGCCGCCGCCCAAGGGGTACAAGCCGCCCATCCGGTGGCCCAAGAGCAAGGACCACTGCTGGTACCGGAACGTCCCCTACGACTGGATCAACAGCCAGAAGTCCAACCAGCACTGGCTCGTCAAGGAAGGCGACCGCTTCCGCTTCCCCGGCGGCGGCACCATGTTCCCCAACGGCGTCGGCGAGTACGTGGACCTGATGCAGGGCCTCATCCCGGGCATGCGCGACGGCACCGTCCGCACCGCGCTCGACACCGGCTGCGGCGTCGCCAGCTGGGGCGGCGACCTGCTGGGCAGGGGCATCCTCACCGTCTCCCTCGCCCCCCGGGACAACCACGAGGCCCAGGTGCAGTTCGCGCTGGAGCGCGGCATCCCGGCCATCCTCGGCATCATCTCCACGCAGCGCCTGCCGTTCCCGTCCGCCGCCTTCGACATGGCGCACTGCTCCCGCTGCCTCATCCCCTGGACCGAGTTCGGCGGCCTCTACCTCCTGGAGATCCACCGCGTCCTCCGCCCGGGCGGGTTCTGGGTGCTCTCCGGCCCGCCCGTCAACTACGAGAACCGGTGGCACGGCTGGAACACCACGGCGCAGGCGCAGAAGGCCGACTTCGACAGGCTCAAGAAGATGCTGGCCAGCATGTGCTTCAAGCTCTACAACATGAAGGGAGACATCGCCGTGTGGCAGAAGTCCGGCGACGCCACCGCCTGCTACGACAAGCTCACCGCGATCACCACGCCCGCCAAGTGCGACGACAGCGTCGACCCGGACGCCGCCTGGTACGTGCCCATGCGCTCCTGCGTCACGGCGCCCAGCGCCAAGTACAAGAAGCTGGGGCTCAACGCCACGCCCAAGTGGCCCCAGAGGCTCGCCGTCGCGCCGGAGCGCATCAACGTCGTCCCGggcagcagcgccgccgccttcAAGCAGGACGACGCCAGGTGGAAGCTCAGGGCCAAGCACTACAAGACGCTGCTGCCGGCGCTGGGGAGCGACAAGATCAGGAACGTCATGGACATGAACACCGTGTACGGAGGCTTGGCCGGCAGCCTCATCAAGGACCCCGTCTGGGTCATGAACGTCGTCTCCTCCTACGGGCCAAACTCCCTCGGCGTCGTCTACGACAGAGGGCTCATCGGCGTCAACCACGACTGGTAA
- the LOC8086276 gene encoding probable methyltransferase PMT21 isoform X1, translating to MKYSKEDKPERAGGAGAGSRAVPVTLVVIVLCAFSFYLGGIYSTGRSLLDAIQPAPTTLVTLGGGGTTTTTTRRSSDNDQARPALAAVAFPECPADLQDYTPCTDPKRWRRYGNYRLSFMERHCPPPPDRQQCLVPPPKGYKPPIRWPKSKDHCWYRNVPYDWINSQKSNQHWLVKEGDRFRFPGGGTMFPNGVGEYVDLMQGLIPGMRDGTVRTALDTGCGVASWGGDLLGRGILTVSLAPRDNHEAQVQFALERGIPAILGIISTQRLPFPSAAFDMAHCSRCLIPWTEFGGLYLLEIHRVLRPGGFWVLSGPPVNYENRWHGWNTTAQAQKADFDRLKKMLASMCFKLYNMKGDIAVWQKSGDATACYDKLTAITTPAKCDDSVDPDAAWYVPMRSCVTAPSAKYKKLGLNATPKWPQRLAVAPERINVVPGSSAAAFKQDDARWKLRAKHYKTLLPALGSDKIRNVMDMNTVYGGLAGSLIKDPVWVMNVVSSYGPNSLGVVYDRGLIGVNHDWCEAFSTYPRTYDLLHLDGLFTAESHRCEMKFVLLEMDRILRPTGYAIIRESTYFLDSVAPIAKGMRWSCEKHNTENKADKDKILICQKKLWAGKQ from the exons atgaagTACAGCAAGGAAGATAAGCCCGAGAGGGCGGGAGGCGCCGGCGCAGGGTCCAGGGCGGTGCCGGTGACGCTCGTCGTCATCGTGCTCTGCGCCTTCTCCTTCTACCTCGGCGGCATCTACAGCACGGGGCGGAGCCTCCTGGACGCCATCCAGCCGGCGCCAACGACTCTGGTcaccctcggcggcggcggcaccaccACCACAACGACCCGTCGTTCCTCCGACAACGACCAAGCACGGCCGGCACTGGCCGCCGTGGCGTTCCCCGAGTGCCCCGCCGACCTGCAGGACTACACCCCCTGCACCGACCCCAAGCGCTGGCGGCGGTACGGCAACTACCGCCTGAGCTTCATGGAGCGGCACTGCCCGCCGCCGCCCGACCGGCAGCAGTGCCTGGTGCCGCCGCCCAAGGGGTACAAGCCGCCCATCCGGTGGCCCAAGAGCAAGGACCACTGCTGGTACCGGAACGTCCCCTACGACTGGATCAACAGCCAGAAGTCCAACCAGCACTGGCTCGTCAAGGAAGGCGACCGCTTCCGCTTCCCCGGCGGCGGCACCATGTTCCCCAACGGCGTCGGCGAGTACGTGGACCTGATGCAGGGCCTCATCCCGGGCATGCGCGACGGCACCGTCCGCACCGCGCTCGACACCGGCTGCGGCGTCGCCAGCTGGGGCGGCGACCTGCTGGGCAGGGGCATCCTCACCGTCTCCCTCGCCCCCCGGGACAACCACGAGGCCCAGGTGCAGTTCGCGCTGGAGCGCGGCATCCCGGCCATCCTCGGCATCATCTCCACGCAGCGCCTGCCGTTCCCGTCCGCCGCCTTCGACATGGCGCACTGCTCCCGCTGCCTCATCCCCTGGACCGAGTTCGGCGGCCTCTACCTCCTGGAGATCCACCGCGTCCTCCGCCCGGGCGGGTTCTGGGTGCTCTCCGGCCCGCCCGTCAACTACGAGAACCGGTGGCACGGCTGGAACACCACGGCGCAGGCGCAGAAGGCCGACTTCGACAGGCTCAAGAAGATGCTGGCCAGCATGTGCTTCAAGCTCTACAACATGAAGGGAGACATCGCCGTGTGGCAGAAGTCCGGCGACGCCACCGCCTGCTACGACAAGCTCACCGCGATCACCACGCCCGCCAAGTGCGACGACAGCGTCGACCCGGACGCCGCCTGGTACGTGCCCATGCGCTCCTGCGTCACGGCGCCCAGCGCCAAGTACAAGAAGCTGGGGCTCAACGCCACGCCCAAGTGGCCCCAGAGGCTCGCCGTCGCGCCGGAGCGCATCAACGTCGTCCCGggcagcagcgccgccgccttcAAGCAGGACGACGCCAGGTGGAAGCTCAGGGCCAAGCACTACAAGACGCTGCTGCCGGCGCTGGGGAGCGACAAGATCAGGAACGTCATGGACATGAACACCGTGTACGGAGGCTTGGCCGGCAGCCTCATCAAGGACCCCGTCTGGGTCATGAACGTCGTCTCCTCCTACGGGCCAAACTCCCTCGGCGTCGTCTACGACAGAGGGCTCATCGGCGTCAACCACGACTG GTGTGAGGCGTTCTCGACATATCCACGCACCTATGATCTATTGCATCTTGATGGCCTGTTCACAGCAGAGTCTCACAG GTGCGAGATGAAGTTCGTACTCCTTGAGATGGACCGCATCCTTCGTCCCACGGGTTATGCCATAATCCGGGAGAGCACCTACTTCCTTGATTCTGTGGCACCGATTGCCAAAGGAATGAGATGGAGCTGCGAGAAGCATAACACCGAGAACAAGGCTGACAAGGACAAGATCCTCATCTGCCAGAAAAAGCTTTGGGCAGGAAAGCAGTGA